A section of the Teredinibacter franksiae genome encodes:
- a CDS encoding efflux RND transporter permease subunit, whose product MKSIEYMIKNVTVSWMVVILLVGGGVLSFLELGRLEDPEFTIKQAVIVAQYPGASALEVEEEVTLPIENAIQQLPYVYRIKSTTSAGLSQVEVEMKSVYRKDDLAQIWDEMRRKISDLKPFLPTGVSPPMVYDDFGDVYGVFIAIAGEGFNYKELSNYADLLRRELVLINGVGKVSVGGERVEQVYIEVSRSKLAASGFSTDTIRELLKSENLVNDAGHLQVGSEYLRVSTKIKGPEGLESLAGILLGSINGQLVYLSDVANLSAGFQDPPSHLYRFNGSPALTLGVSFTAGVNVVEVGERIDARLNELEYQRPIGMDVNSIYNQPKEVEKSVNSFLISLLQAVVVVVVVLMFTMGWRPGIIMSVVLLLTIAGTFIIMNIYNVDLHRISLGALIIALGMLVDNAIVITEGIMISLQRGATRLQAVTKTVSHTRWPLLGATFIAITAFAPIGLSPDASGEFTGSLFWVLLISLLLSWVFAVTLTPFFCYLMFKEQPKGQINADEKTVDPYQGIIYQAYKAILHMTLHYRWLTMLVMAALLMSALFSFTKVKQAFFPDSSLPVIMVDYWLPEGSSIHATEEDITALEHDVLAMKQVRQVTSTIGAGATRFMLTYAPEKAFPSYAQLLVQTHSYQDVSLVLENTRKIVREKYPQAFARFRLQSVGPSTAAKIEARIMGPDTAVLRKIGSQIIELFNSDPDAMNVRQDWRERTKVVEPLMDAAAARRLGISQSDLDAAIKRTLIGENVGTLRNGSDSLPIILRPPQHEREGIKQITQVQVYSTMTGEYVDAGQFLLGTHLTWEDPIIKRQDRKRTLSVLADPSENSNPFALLAKLKGPTEALSLPPGYSLEWGGEYEAQQKANKAVFKFVPLGLLVMIIITVFMFNSLKQTLVIWITVPLAIVGVAYGLLLFGAPFSFTALLAVLSLIGMQIKNGIVLVEEIKRLNEEEKTNWHDAITDAAISRLRPVTMAAITTILGMIPLLSDVFFKPMAVTIMTGLGFATILTLIVVPVLFALFYHVKE is encoded by the coding sequence ATGAAATCCATAGAATATATGATTAAAAATGTCACCGTCTCCTGGATGGTAGTCATACTACTGGTCGGCGGGGGAGTTCTGTCTTTCCTCGAGCTTGGGCGGTTAGAAGACCCCGAATTCACCATCAAACAAGCCGTAATTGTTGCGCAATACCCGGGAGCTTCGGCCCTAGAGGTGGAAGAAGAAGTCACATTACCCATCGAAAATGCCATTCAGCAGTTGCCCTATGTCTACCGAATAAAATCGACAACCAGTGCCGGACTGTCGCAGGTAGAGGTAGAAATGAAAAGCGTCTATCGAAAAGACGACCTGGCGCAAATCTGGGATGAGATGCGACGAAAAATTAGTGACTTAAAACCTTTTTTGCCAACCGGTGTCTCTCCGCCAATGGTGTACGACGACTTTGGTGATGTATACGGTGTGTTTATCGCCATAGCCGGTGAGGGCTTTAATTACAAAGAGCTATCGAACTATGCCGACCTCTTACGGCGCGAATTAGTATTGATAAATGGCGTAGGTAAAGTCTCGGTAGGTGGTGAGCGTGTAGAGCAAGTCTATATTGAAGTGAGCCGGTCTAAACTTGCGGCCTCTGGATTTTCTACCGATACCATTCGTGAACTACTAAAAAGCGAAAACTTAGTTAACGATGCGGGCCATCTACAGGTGGGCTCCGAGTATTTACGTGTTAGCACAAAAATTAAAGGCCCAGAAGGCCTAGAGAGCCTCGCGGGTATTTTACTGGGCAGTATAAATGGACAGTTAGTGTACCTGTCCGATGTTGCAAATCTTTCAGCGGGGTTTCAAGACCCACCGAGCCACCTATATCGCTTTAACGGTTCACCAGCACTTACCTTGGGGGTATCATTTACCGCCGGGGTTAACGTAGTGGAGGTTGGGGAACGTATCGATGCTAGGCTAAACGAACTCGAATACCAGCGTCCCATTGGCATGGATGTTAATTCCATTTATAACCAGCCAAAAGAAGTTGAAAAATCGGTAAATAGCTTTCTTATTAGCTTGCTACAGGCTGTGGTTGTAGTGGTTGTCGTATTAATGTTCACCATGGGATGGCGACCGGGCATTATTATGAGCGTGGTGTTACTGCTAACCATCGCTGGCACCTTTATCATAATGAATATATACAATGTCGATCTACACCGTATTTCATTGGGTGCACTAATAATTGCCCTAGGGATGTTAGTGGACAATGCCATCGTGATTACCGAAGGCATTATGATTAGCCTGCAGCGCGGCGCCACCCGCCTGCAAGCGGTAACAAAAACCGTAAGCCATACACGCTGGCCATTATTAGGGGCAACATTTATTGCCATTACCGCATTCGCCCCTATAGGGCTATCCCCCGACGCTAGTGGTGAATTTACGGGCAGTCTTTTTTGGGTTTTACTTATTTCACTATTGCTCAGTTGGGTATTTGCAGTAACCCTAACACCGTTTTTCTGCTACTTAATGTTTAAAGAGCAACCAAAAGGTCAAATCAACGCAGACGAAAAAACCGTCGACCCCTACCAAGGTATTATCTACCAAGCCTACAAGGCCATCCTGCATATGACCTTGCATTACCGCTGGCTAACAATGCTTGTGATGGCCGCGTTATTAATGTCGGCTCTATTTTCATTTACCAAGGTTAAGCAAGCCTTTTTTCCCGACAGCTCCCTACCCGTAATTATGGTGGATTACTGGCTTCCAGAGGGCTCCAGCATTCATGCCACCGAAGAAGACATTACTGCACTCGAACACGATGTGCTCGCAATGAAACAAGTTAGGCAAGTAACATCGACCATAGGAGCCGGCGCAACACGTTTTATGCTTACCTATGCTCCGGAAAAGGCGTTTCCCAGCTACGCACAACTACTGGTGCAAACCCATAGCTATCAAGACGTTAGTCTAGTGCTAGAAAACACTCGAAAAATTGTGCGTGAAAAATATCCTCAAGCATTTGCCCGTTTCCGACTTCAGAGCGTCGGGCCATCAACAGCAGCTAAAATTGAAGCCAGAATTATGGGGCCAGATACGGCCGTACTGCGTAAAATTGGTAGTCAGATCATCGAACTCTTTAACAGCGATCCGGATGCGATGAATGTACGCCAAGACTGGCGTGAACGTACAAAAGTTGTTGAGCCCTTAATGGATGCAGCGGCGGCAAGGCGCTTGGGTATTAGTCAATCCGATTTAGATGCCGCTATAAAGCGAACCTTAATCGGCGAAAACGTGGGTACGCTTCGAAATGGCTCCGATTCTTTACCAATTATATTGCGCCCCCCGCAACATGAACGCGAGGGCATTAAGCAAATTACTCAGGTACAGGTCTACAGCACCATGACGGGTGAGTATGTGGATGCCGGTCAATTTTTACTGGGTACCCATTTGACCTGGGAAGACCCAATTATTAAACGCCAGGATCGAAAACGTACTTTATCGGTACTCGCGGACCCAAGCGAAAACAGTAACCCCTTTGCTCTACTTGCAAAGTTAAAAGGCCCCACTGAAGCACTATCTCTTCCACCGGGCTACAGTCTTGAATGGGGTGGAGAATACGAAGCCCAGCAAAAAGCGAATAAGGCCGTGTTTAAATTTGTGCCATTAGGTCTACTGGTAATGATTATTATCACTGTATTTATGTTTAATTCGCTAAAACAAACACTGGTTATCTGGATTACCGTACCACTGGCAATTGTAGGTGTAGCCTACGGCCTACTGCTCTTCGGTGCACCCTTTAGCTTTACCGCACTACTGGCGGTTTTAAGCTTAATCGGTATGCAAATTAAAAATGGTATTGTACTAGTAGAAGAAATAAAAAGGTTAAACGAAGAGGAGAAAACGAACTGGCACGACGCAATCACCGACGCCGCCATTAGTCGTTTACGGCCCGTCACGATGGCCGCAATCACTACCATACTGGGGATGATCCCGTTACTTTCAGATGTGTTTTTCAAACCTATGGCCGTAACGATTATGACAGGGTTGGGGTTTGCGACAATACTCACACTCATTGTAGTACCCGTATTATTCGCACTTTTCTATCACGTAAAAGAGTAA